GAGAGTAAACCAGGTCTCGGAACCAAATTTATTATTACTTTTAGGCCTGAATAATAAGCTTATATGGACCTGATCAATATGATTTTTATTGTGGATGATGACCCTATTCACCAGCAGATCGCCAAAATAATGATTGAGCGGCAGGGCATAAGCAATAATATCCGTGTGTTCTCTGATGCCCAGGATGTACTGGACTACTTCAGAGAAAACACGAATAACCCCGAAGCATTACCTGATCTGATCCTGCTGGACCTGAACATGCCGGTAATGGACGGATGGGAATTCCTGGACGAATATGCAGGATTCCAAACTGCTTTACCAAAATCTGTGAAAATCTTTGTACTGACCTCCAGTATTGATGAAAAAGACAAGGAACGTGTACGTAGCTACAAGTTTGTCAGCGGGTACCTGACGAAGCCCTTGTCAAAGGAAATTATCTCACATCTTTCCTAAACCTGCTACTGCAGCAGCTTTTAGCTCTCTGATGGTTTCTTCCGGATTGGGTGATGCGAATACCGCACTGCCTGCAACCAATACATTTGCACCTGCCTGAATAAGCTGGCCGGCATTGGCTGCGTTAATGCCTCCATCCACTTCTATCAGGGCATGGGCATTGTTGTCGTTGATCAGTTGCCTTGTCTGGGCAATCTTATGATAGGTCTGTTCAATAAATGATTGTCCGCCGAAACCCGGGTTCACACTCATGATCAGCACGAGGTCCAGGTCTCTGATAATATTCTCCAGCAAGCTTACCGGCGTATGCGGGTTCAGTGCCACACCGGCTTTCATTCCCAGTTTCTTTATCTGCTGTATGTTTCTGTGCAGGTGCGGACATGCTTCGTAATGTACGGTCAGCATATCGGCGCCGGCTTTCTGAAAGTCTTCTGCATATTTCCCTGGCTCCTCTATCATCAGGTGTACGTCACAGGTCTTTTGCGTCGCCTTTCTGATGGCGGCAATCACAGGTAATCCAAAGCTGATGTTGGGAACGAAGCGCCCGTCCATTACGTCGAGGTGAAACCAGTCGGCTTCACTGCGGTTCAGCATGGCTGCTTCTTCTCCCAGTTTCAGGAAATCAGACGCCAGTAAGGAGGGTGCTATTAATACAGGTTTTTGTTCCAAAGGCTGTAAATTTTGTACATCATAAAATTAAGAAATAGTTCGCAGCATTACTTTTTGCTGAGTCGGGAAATGGCTTCCTTTGCTGCTTTGAAGTCTTTACGGAAGGAGCTGGCCTTGCTGTAATCTTCCAGGGCCATGTCTTTTTTGCCCAGGTTTTCCTGGCA
This window of the Chitinophaga sp. Cy-1792 genome carries:
- a CDS encoding response regulator, with translation MDLINMIFIVDDDPIHQQIAKIMIERQGISNNIRVFSDAQDVLDYFRENTNNPEALPDLILLDLNMPVMDGWEFLDEYAGFQTALPKSVKIFVLTSSIDEKDKERVRSYKFVSGYLTKPLSKEIISHLS
- the rpe gene encoding ribulose-phosphate 3-epimerase, which produces MEQKPVLIAPSLLASDFLKLGEEAAMLNRSEADWFHLDVMDGRFVPNISFGLPVIAAIRKATQKTCDVHLMIEEPGKYAEDFQKAGADMLTVHYEACPHLHRNIQQIKKLGMKAGVALNPHTPVSLLENIIRDLDLVLIMSVNPGFGGQSFIEQTYHKIAQTRQLINDNNAHALIEVDGGINAANAGQLIQAGANVLVAGSAVFASPNPEETIRELKAAAVAGLGKM